One segment of Solanum stenotomum isolate F172 chromosome 1, ASM1918654v1, whole genome shotgun sequence DNA contains the following:
- the LOC125853251 gene encoding uncharacterized protein LOC125853251 isoform X1, with protein MATITAATSRIGIQCNFEPLKHHNFNSCIKFSLSIPSISSPNFSFHKLSLHTMPANSFRANASSAIDAPSEELEASSRGGIGANDLLIVGPGVLGRLVAERWREEYPGCQIFGQTMTTDHHDELIKMGISPSSRETKFTSKFPYVIYCAPPSRTEDYPGDVRHPMSRDAVLKWSGEGSFLFTSSSAPYDCSDNGSVDEDGPIVPVGRSPRTDILLKAEEVVLEFGGCVVRLAGLYKEDRGAHTYWLHKGTLDIRPDHILNLIHYEDAASLSVTILKKRVRSRIFLGCDNHPLSRQELMDLVNKSGKFEKKFEGFTGTSGPLGKKLNNSKTRAELGWEPKYPSFAQFLGVSD; from the exons ATGGCTACCATAACTGCTGCAACTTCCAGAATTGGAATTCAATGCAACTTCGAACCTCTAAAGCACCATAATTTCAACAGTTGTATCAAGTTCTCTCTTTCGATTCCCTCTATTTCAAGCCCTAATTTCTCTTTTCACAAGCTTTCATTACATACAATGCCGGCCAATTCGTTCCGAGCCAACGCTTCCTCTGCTATAG ACGCTCCAAGTGAAGAATTGGAGGCTTCTTCAAGGGGGGGCATTGGAGCAAACGACTTGTTAATTGTAGGACCTGGAGTTCTTGGGCGTTTAGTGGCTGAAAGATGGAGAGAG GAATACCCAGGCTGTCAGATTTTTGGGCAGACAATGACCACTGATCACCATGATGAACTTATTAAAATGGGAATTAGTCCATCTTCAAGAGAGACCAAGTTTACGTCTAAGTTCCCTTATGTTATATACTGTGCTCCTCCATCCCGAACTGAAGACTACCCTGGTGATGTTAG aCATCCAATGAGCAGGGACGCTGTATTAAAGTGGAGTGGTGAAGGCTCTTTCCTATTTACCTCAAGCTCTGCACCATATGACTGCTCTGATAATGGATCAGTAGATGAG GATGGTCCCATAGTCCCAGTTGGAAGGAGCCCAAGGACTGATATACTTCTCAAGGCAGAAGAAGTAGTGCTGGAGTTTGGTGGTTGTGTTGTTAGATTGGCGGGTCTTTAT AAGGAAGACAGAGGTGCACACACATATTGGTTACATAAAGGAACTTTGGATATTCGCCCTGATCACATCCTCAATCTTATCCATTATGAG GATGCTGCCTCCTTGTCAGTGACCATTTTGAAGAAGAGGGTCCGCAGTCGGAtttttttgggttgtgacaaccACCCCTTATCCAG GCAGGAACTAATGGACTTGGTCAATAAAAGTGGGAAGTTTGAGAAAAAGTTTGAGGGTTTTACTG GAACTAGTGGCCCTCTAGGGAAGAAGTTAAACAATTCAAAAACTCGTGCTGAACTAGGATGGGAGCCTAAATATCCAAGCTTCGCTCAGTTCCTTGGAGTTTCAGATTAA
- the LOC125853251 gene encoding uncharacterized protein LOC125853251 isoform X2, whose protein sequence is MATITAATSRIGIQCNFEPLKHHNFNSCIKFSLSIPSISSPNFSFHKLSLHTMPANSFRANASSAIDAPSEELEASSRGGIGANDLLIVGPGVLGRLVAERWREEYPGCQIFGQTMTTDHHDELIKMGISPSSRETKFTSKFPYVIYCAPPSRTEDYPGDVRDAVLKWSGEGSFLFTSSSAPYDCSDNGSVDEDGPIVPVGRSPRTDILLKAEEVVLEFGGCVVRLAGLYKEDRGAHTYWLHKGTLDIRPDHILNLIHYEDAASLSVTILKKRVRSRIFLGCDNHPLSRQELMDLVNKSGKFEKKFEGFTGTSGPLGKKLNNSKTRAELGWEPKYPSFAQFLGVSD, encoded by the exons ATGGCTACCATAACTGCTGCAACTTCCAGAATTGGAATTCAATGCAACTTCGAACCTCTAAAGCACCATAATTTCAACAGTTGTATCAAGTTCTCTCTTTCGATTCCCTCTATTTCAAGCCCTAATTTCTCTTTTCACAAGCTTTCATTACATACAATGCCGGCCAATTCGTTCCGAGCCAACGCTTCCTCTGCTATAG ACGCTCCAAGTGAAGAATTGGAGGCTTCTTCAAGGGGGGGCATTGGAGCAAACGACTTGTTAATTGTAGGACCTGGAGTTCTTGGGCGTTTAGTGGCTGAAAGATGGAGAGAG GAATACCCAGGCTGTCAGATTTTTGGGCAGACAATGACCACTGATCACCATGATGAACTTATTAAAATGGGAATTAGTCCATCTTCAAGAGAGACCAAGTTTACGTCTAAGTTCCCTTATGTTATATACTGTGCTCCTCCATCCCGAACTGAAGACTACCCTGGTGATGTTAG GGACGCTGTATTAAAGTGGAGTGGTGAAGGCTCTTTCCTATTTACCTCAAGCTCTGCACCATATGACTGCTCTGATAATGGATCAGTAGATGAG GATGGTCCCATAGTCCCAGTTGGAAGGAGCCCAAGGACTGATATACTTCTCAAGGCAGAAGAAGTAGTGCTGGAGTTTGGTGGTTGTGTTGTTAGATTGGCGGGTCTTTAT AAGGAAGACAGAGGTGCACACACATATTGGTTACATAAAGGAACTTTGGATATTCGCCCTGATCACATCCTCAATCTTATCCATTATGAG GATGCTGCCTCCTTGTCAGTGACCATTTTGAAGAAGAGGGTCCGCAGTCGGAtttttttgggttgtgacaaccACCCCTTATCCAG GCAGGAACTAATGGACTTGGTCAATAAAAGTGGGAAGTTTGAGAAAAAGTTTGAGGGTTTTACTG GAACTAGTGGCCCTCTAGGGAAGAAGTTAAACAATTCAAAAACTCGTGCTGAACTAGGATGGGAGCCTAAATATCCAAGCTTCGCTCAGTTCCTTGGAGTTTCAGATTAA